One segment of Bradyrhizobium sp. WD16 DNA contains the following:
- a CDS encoding MBL fold metallo-hydrolase, which produces MTDTSRLLGLSRRHVLAGLAAAPALSAASPAAAKTAATHWTPQQAQAALKDAKGTKLVLLGTGAGPVPGRSRQMTSHVMVSNGSAYVVDCGMGVTDQYARTGIPFSALRSIFITHQHPDHNIEYGPLLVVGWIQGLPLDIRAFGPPPLKQMTEDFLRAYKQTVDFWAEDFNMKPLTAVDVKEISSAGPVTQDDNVKVSSVVVQHPPVKPALGYRFDFKDRSIAFSGDTVPLEAVAVMAKGADVLVHETMYVPAVENYIKEAIAKGRPVKFDAFMAHMKADHTPSEDVGRIAQEAGVKTLVLSHLTPPLDSITDDVWREPAAKYFKGKIIVAKDLMVV; this is translated from the coding sequence ATGACCGACACTTCGCGCCTGCTTGGGCTTTCGCGCCGTCATGTCCTTGCCGGGCTCGCCGCCGCTCCGGCCTTGAGCGCGGCCTCGCCGGCGGCCGCAAAGACGGCCGCCACGCACTGGACGCCACAACAGGCCCAGGCCGCACTGAAAGACGCCAAGGGCACCAAGCTGGTGCTGCTCGGGACCGGCGCAGGCCCGGTGCCCGGCCGCTCGCGGCAGATGACCTCGCACGTCATGGTCAGCAACGGTTCGGCCTATGTGGTCGATTGCGGCATGGGGGTCACGGATCAATACGCACGCACCGGCATCCCGTTCAGTGCGCTCCGGTCTATCTTCATCACCCATCAGCACCCCGACCACAATATCGAATACGGTCCGCTGCTGGTCGTCGGCTGGATCCAGGGTCTGCCGCTCGACATTCGCGCCTTCGGTCCGCCGCCGCTCAAGCAGATGACCGAGGACTTCCTGCGCGCCTACAAGCAGACGGTCGATTTCTGGGCTGAGGACTTCAACATGAAGCCGCTCACTGCGGTCGATGTGAAGGAAATCTCCAGCGCCGGCCCGGTGACGCAGGACGATAACGTCAAGGTCTCTTCGGTGGTCGTCCAGCATCCGCCGGTGAAGCCGGCGCTCGGCTATCGGTTCGATTTCAAGGATCGTTCGATCGCCTTTTCCGGCGACACTGTGCCGCTGGAAGCTGTCGCGGTCATGGCCAAGGGCGCCGACGTGCTCGTGCACGAGACCATGTATGTTCCAGCCGTCGAGAATTACATCAAAGAAGCGATCGCCAAGGGGCGGCCGGTCAAGTTCGACGCCTTCATGGCGCATATGAAGGCCGACCACACGCCGTCGGAGGACGTCGGTCGTATCGCGCAGGAAGCGGGCGTCAAAACGCTGGTCCTGTCGCATCTCACGCCCCCGCTCGACAGCATCACGGACGACGTCTGGCGCGAGCCGGCGGCGAAATACTTCAAGGGCAAGATCATCGTCGCAAAGGACCTGATGGTCGTGTGA
- the mmoC gene encoding aromatic/alkene monooxygenase hydroxylase FAD-binding subunit MmoC — MYKVSVITEDDFEVTFECPPNDNVISAGVKGDVILLSSCHEGGCATCKAECLEGDYELGRCSVQALPPDEEEASVVLLCQTFPRSDLVVKVPYTFERISFQKVNTDWRGEIVAIEKIASNVAKLQIAPKDPGNGETVPIPFVPGQYLDIGIPGTEASRCYSMATIDDDPRLDFLIRILPGGRFSEFLSSDAEPGLVMKLRGPFGSFNIRENGLRARYFVAGGTGLAPVLSMIRYMNREQHPQEAKLFFGVTHQHELFYLDELRQLEAEMPNLKVYVSVMKPEAGWQGCAGTVVDELTRQLREAKAKPDIYLCGPPPMIDAAFAVAATNGVPKEQLYVEKFLASGQAAAAE; from the coding sequence ATGTATAAAGTGTCCGTTATTACCGAAGACGATTTCGAGGTCACGTTTGAGTGCCCGCCGAACGACAACGTCATCTCCGCCGGAGTGAAAGGCGATGTGATTCTCCTTTCGTCCTGTCATGAAGGCGGTTGCGCCACATGCAAGGCGGAATGTCTCGAAGGCGACTATGAATTGGGGCGATGCAGCGTACAGGCCCTGCCTCCCGACGAAGAAGAAGCAAGTGTCGTTCTGCTCTGCCAGACCTTTCCGCGGAGCGATCTCGTCGTCAAAGTGCCCTATACGTTCGAACGCATTTCGTTCCAGAAGGTCAACACGGACTGGCGGGGCGAAATCGTTGCCATCGAAAAAATCGCGTCGAATGTCGCGAAACTGCAGATCGCGCCGAAAGACCCCGGCAATGGAGAAACGGTACCGATCCCGTTCGTTCCCGGACAATATCTGGACATAGGGATTCCTGGCACGGAGGCGAGCCGGTGCTATTCGATGGCGACGATTGATGACGATCCGCGCCTTGATTTTCTCATCCGGATTTTGCCTGGCGGCCGGTTTTCGGAATTTCTGTCGAGCGACGCCGAGCCTGGCCTCGTGATGAAGCTTCGCGGTCCCTTCGGCAGCTTCAACATAAGGGAGAACGGACTGCGGGCCCGATACTTCGTTGCAGGCGGCACTGGTCTCGCGCCTGTCCTGTCGATGATCCGCTACATGAATCGCGAGCAGCATCCGCAGGAAGCCAAGTTGTTCTTCGGCGTGACGCATCAGCACGAATTATTCTATCTCGACGAACTAAGGCAGCTCGAGGCCGAAATGCCGAATCTGAAGGTCTATGTGTCGGTGATGAAACCCGAGGCTGGTTGGCAGGGCTGCGCCGGCACCGTCGTGGACGAATTGACCCGGCAATTGCGAGAGGCGAAGGCGAAGCCGGACATCTACCTGTGTGGACCGCCGCCGATGATCGATGCGGCTTTCGCAGTTGCAGCAACGAACGGTGTGCCGAAGGAACAACTCTACGTCGAGAAGTTTCTTGCAAGCGGGCAAGCGGCGGCCGCAGAATAG
- the mmoX gene encoding aromatic/alkene monooxygenase hydroxylase subunit alpha, producing MAISSATKAATDALGANRAPTSVNPQEVHRWLQSFNWDFAQNRTKYPTKYHMANDTKEQFKLIAKEYARMESVKDERQFGTLLDGLTRLDAGNRVHPRWGETMKVASNFLEVGEYNAIAATGMLWDSATAAEQKNGYLAQVLDEIRHTHQCGFINYYFAKHYHDPAGHNDARRTRAIGPLWKGMKRVFADGFISGDAVECSVNLQLVGEACFTNPLIVAITEWASANGDEITPTVFLSIETDELRHMANGYQTVVSIANDPAAQKYLNTDLNNAFWTQQKYFTPVLGMLFEYGSKFKVEPWVKTWNRWVYEDWGGIWIGRLAKYGVNSPPSLRDAKKDAYWAHHDLFLLAYALWPTGFFRLSLPDEEDMEWFEANYPGWDEHYGKILREWKALGCEDPKSGFLPIQWLLDHGHKVYIDRPSQVPFCPTLAKCSGSLRVHEFNGQKHAFADDWGERQWLAEPERYECHNIFEQYSGRELSDVVVEGHGVRADGKTLIGQPHVRGDQLWTVEDLRRANCVFADPLATL from the coding sequence ATGGCAATAAGTTCCGCGACCAAAGCAGCGACGGACGCACTCGGCGCCAATCGAGCTCCAACCAGCGTCAACCCACAGGAAGTTCACCGCTGGCTGCAGAGTTTCAATTGGGATTTCGCTCAGAACCGGACGAAATATCCAACCAAATATCACATGGCGAACGACACCAAGGAGCAGTTCAAGCTCATCGCCAAGGAATATGCGCGGATGGAGTCGGTCAAGGACGAACGGCAGTTCGGCACCTTGCTCGACGGCCTGACCCGTCTTGACGCCGGCAACCGCGTGCATCCGCGCTGGGGCGAGACGATGAAGGTCGCGTCGAACTTCCTCGAAGTCGGCGAGTATAACGCGATCGCTGCCACGGGCATGCTGTGGGACTCGGCGACCGCCGCCGAGCAGAAGAACGGCTATCTCGCGCAGGTGCTCGACGAGATCCGCCATACGCATCAATGCGGCTTCATCAACTATTACTTCGCCAAGCACTATCACGATCCCGCCGGCCACAACGATGCCCGTCGCACACGTGCGATCGGACCGCTTTGGAAGGGGATGAAGCGGGTGTTCGCCGACGGCTTCATATCCGGCGACGCCGTTGAATGTTCGGTCAATCTTCAATTGGTCGGCGAGGCCTGCTTCACCAATCCGTTGATCGTGGCTATCACTGAATGGGCTTCGGCCAATGGCGACGAAATCACGCCGACGGTGTTTTTGTCGATCGAAACAGACGAGCTTCGCCACATGGCGAATGGCTATCAGACCGTCGTTTCGATCGCCAATGATCCGGCGGCGCAGAAATATCTCAACACCGATCTCAACAACGCATTCTGGACCCAGCAGAAATATTTCACGCCTGTGCTCGGCATGCTGTTCGAATACGGTTCGAAGTTCAAGGTCGAGCCTTGGGTGAAGACCTGGAATCGCTGGGTCTATGAGGATTGGGGTGGGATCTGGATCGGCCGCCTCGCGAAATATGGCGTGAATTCGCCGCCGAGCCTGCGCGATGCCAAGAAGGATGCCTATTGGGCACACCACGATCTGTTCTTGCTCGCTTACGCTCTCTGGCCGACCGGCTTCTTCCGGCTTTCGCTGCCGGATGAGGAAGATATGGAATGGTTCGAGGCGAATTATCCGGGCTGGGATGAGCATTACGGCAAGATCCTGCGCGAATGGAAAGCGCTCGGCTGCGAGGATCCCAAGAGCGGGTTCCTGCCGATCCAGTGGCTCCTCGATCACGGGCATAAGGTTTATATCGACCGCCCGTCGCAGGTGCCGTTCTGCCCCACGCTTGCCAAATGCTCCGGATCGCTCAGGGTGCATGAGTTCAACGGACAGAAACACGCCTTCGCCGACGATTGGGGTGAACGCCAATGGCTGGCCGAGCCGGAGCGCTACGAATGCCACAATATCTTCGAGCAATATAGCGGCCGCGAACTTTCCGATGTGGTCGTCGAGGGGCACGGGGTTCGTGCCGACGGCAAGACCTTGATTGGTCAGCCGCATGTGCGCGGCGATCAATTGTGGACCGTCGAGGATCTCAGGCGTGCCAATTGCGTCTTCGCGGACCCGCTCGCAACGCTTTGA
- a CDS encoding HNH endonuclease, whose translation MNAHVPHGGWPALVLNADFRPLSYYPLSLWSWQDAIKAVFLDRVNIVANYDHAVHSPSFEMQLPSVVSLKSFVKPSTHPAFTRFNVFLRDKFSCQYCTANDDLTFDHVIPRSRGGQTTWENVVAACSPCNLRKGNLTPEQARMFPRQAPYAPTVHQLHRNGRLFPPNYLHDSWLDYLYWDTELDP comes from the coding sequence TTGAACGCACATGTTCCACACGGCGGCTGGCCGGCGCTGGTCTTGAACGCGGACTTCCGGCCGCTGAGTTACTACCCGCTCTCGCTTTGGTCGTGGCAAGACGCGATCAAGGCGGTGTTTCTTGATCGCGTCAACATCGTCGCCAATTACGACCACGCGGTCCACAGCCCCTCCTTCGAAATGCAGCTGCCGAGCGTGGTGTCGCTCAAGTCCTTCGTCAAACCGAGCACCCATCCCGCCTTCACCCGTTTCAACGTTTTCCTGCGCGACAAGTTTTCCTGCCAGTACTGCACCGCCAACGACGACCTGACCTTCGACCATGTCATTCCGCGCTCCCGGGGCGGCCAGACCACCTGGGAAAACGTCGTCGCCGCCTGCTCGCCCTGCAATCTGAGGAAGGGCAACCTGACGCCGGAGCAGGCCAGGATGTTTCCGCGGCAGGCGCCCTACGCGCCGACAGTCCACCAGCTCCATCGCAACGGCCGGTTGTTTCCGCCGAACTACCTGCACGACAGCTGGCTCGACTATCTCTACTGGGATACCGAGCTCGATCCGTAA
- a CDS encoding sigma-54-dependent Fis family transcriptional regulator, giving the protein MNSVVEMPNKLQQREADKPELDAGLFGVDRPGVAWDWMVQTNQPPEGTDWARPQVVEAWDRCIEEYGLIPRASQLWPHPIIDAASGARTAPATNLDVRTALATMAFNLQPVLRGTSVSLLLADGTGTLIHAMESGSSLGPMGRRLVRLGESWNERIIGNNGLGTAAVLGETVAFERKEHFSSILHPFATVGHPLFAHDGSLVAVLGLITDQRSSAQTLLGFVRIAGYLIETNLFEGQAPGAFMLRLRLDTICVGSDEQNCLLDGLISLDEAGRIVGATRAGLNLLRGERHSDILFRPVETVLGVTVDELRACARRCEPVELEIFSGWRLRIELIVRHPGAGEAVQPARELAATKGSGRRADYYASGHAGRRAAQEPWHDAVGEAASQKAINLQKRKIPILITGESGVGKDHLVRMIHANGARKGRPLVLVNCAAIPRELISSELFGYVTGSFTGARNGGKPGKFVEAHTGVLFLDEIGDMALDLQTALLCALDSSEIVPVGGSKPVTVDVQVIAATNSDLADCVRKGTFRRDLYYRLNGAQFWLPPLRERPDKLSLIRYLWEREVKAQNIDHVKRLSAEVWDIFERHPWPGNIRELLNVLRSCLAMTVGDQTRLSDLPEDFLREMNDSVQCEADGGSDPAWPRTRPIPEVKALVAWEADAIRSALAKTSGNISQSARELGITRATLYHKMARLGLRR; this is encoded by the coding sequence ATGAATTCCGTGGTCGAGATGCCGAACAAACTCCAACAGCGGGAGGCGGACAAGCCGGAACTGGATGCTGGGCTATTCGGCGTCGACCGCCCCGGGGTCGCCTGGGATTGGATGGTGCAAACCAATCAGCCGCCCGAAGGAACTGATTGGGCTCGACCCCAGGTCGTAGAGGCCTGGGATCGATGCATTGAGGAATATGGCCTCATACCACGTGCCAGCCAGTTATGGCCGCATCCGATCATCGACGCCGCGAGCGGCGCGCGGACCGCTCCCGCCACGAACCTGGACGTTCGCACGGCGTTGGCGACGATGGCCTTCAATCTACAGCCTGTGTTGCGAGGCACGAGCGTCAGCCTGCTCCTGGCTGACGGAACTGGTACGCTTATCCATGCGATGGAATCGGGGTCGAGCCTCGGGCCAATGGGCCGTCGCCTCGTCCGGCTCGGCGAAAGCTGGAATGAGCGGATCATCGGGAACAACGGATTGGGGACGGCTGCCGTTCTGGGCGAAACCGTGGCCTTTGAAAGGAAGGAACATTTCTCTTCTATTTTACATCCTTTTGCGACGGTCGGACATCCGCTGTTCGCGCATGATGGCTCGCTGGTTGCCGTACTCGGCTTGATCACGGATCAGCGGTCCTCTGCGCAGACGCTTCTCGGCTTCGTCAGAATTGCCGGCTACCTCATCGAAACCAATCTGTTCGAAGGTCAGGCGCCGGGAGCGTTTATGCTCAGGCTGCGCTTGGACACGATCTGTGTCGGCTCGGACGAGCAGAACTGCCTGCTCGACGGGCTTATCTCTCTTGACGAAGCGGGAAGGATCGTCGGTGCCACGCGTGCCGGGCTCAATCTCCTGCGTGGTGAACGCCATTCGGATATTCTCTTCCGTCCCGTAGAGACGGTTCTCGGCGTGACAGTGGACGAATTGCGTGCCTGCGCGCGCCGCTGTGAACCTGTCGAGCTGGAGATATTCTCTGGTTGGCGTCTGCGGATCGAGCTTATCGTGCGGCACCCCGGCGCTGGCGAAGCCGTGCAGCCCGCTCGGGAACTCGCGGCGACAAAAGGGTCGGGGCGGCGGGCGGATTATTACGCGTCCGGGCATGCGGGAAGGCGCGCAGCCCAGGAGCCATGGCATGATGCGGTCGGCGAGGCCGCGTCGCAGAAAGCGATCAATCTACAAAAGCGGAAAATCCCGATTCTGATCACCGGCGAGTCGGGGGTTGGCAAAGATCATTTGGTCCGTATGATTCACGCGAATGGCGCGCGGAAAGGCCGGCCTCTGGTCCTCGTCAACTGCGCCGCAATTCCACGCGAACTTATATCGAGTGAGCTCTTTGGCTATGTAACCGGCAGCTTCACCGGCGCTCGCAACGGTGGCAAACCCGGCAAATTCGTCGAGGCTCATACCGGCGTTTTATTCCTCGATGAAATCGGCGACATGGCTCTCGATCTCCAGACCGCGCTTTTGTGCGCTCTGGATAGTTCGGAGATCGTGCCTGTGGGCGGATCGAAGCCCGTGACCGTCGATGTTCAGGTGATCGCCGCGACGAATAGTGATCTCGCCGATTGCGTGAGAAAAGGCACATTTCGACGCGATCTCTATTACCGGCTGAACGGCGCGCAGTTCTGGTTGCCGCCTCTCCGAGAGCGGCCCGACAAGCTGAGCCTGATCCGATATTTGTGGGAGCGGGAAGTCAAGGCCCAGAACATCGACCATGTCAAACGGCTCAGCGCCGAGGTCTGGGACATTTTCGAGCGTCATCCCTGGCCGGGCAATATTCGTGAATTGCTCAATGTATTGCGTTCATGTTTGGCGATGACCGTTGGAGATCAGACGCGGCTATCGGATCTGCCGGAGGATTTTCTCCGCGAAATGAATGATTCCGTCCAATGCGAGGCAGACGGCGGAAGCGATCCGGCATGGCCGCGGACGCGGCCCATACCCGAGGTCAAGGCGCTCGTCGCTTGGGAGGCTGATGCGATCCGTTCGGCGCTTGCGAAGACGTCCGGCAATATTTCGCAGTCAGCCCGCGAACTCGGCATCACGCGCGCCACTCTCTACCACAAGATGGCGCGGCTCGGGCTGCGAAGATAG
- a CDS encoding DNA-3-methyladenine glycosylase, whose protein sequence is MTQHLHTQADLDRALGELTLRDPRLAPLLALTGMPALRRREPGFAGLASTICGQQLSTHAAAAIWARLSAAVTPLDAERIRRARTDRLGRLGLSAAKIRTLKAIAGEVMKGHLDLDELAGAPADEAHARLIALHGIGPWTADIYLLFCLGHGDAWPAGDLAVQEAIRIAFVLPTRPGTKETIALGDAWRPWRGAAAHLFWAYYKLAKAPGFAAAPALAPVEAGTEPATKPARNPNADRRSRPEAKPAASERLKRAKP, encoded by the coding sequence ATGACCCAGCATCTGCATACCCAGGCCGACCTCGACCGCGCGCTCGGCGAACTGACCTTGCGCGATCCGCGCCTCGCGCCGCTCCTCGCCCTGACCGGCATGCCCGCCCTGCGGCGACGGGAGCCGGGCTTTGCCGGCCTCGCCTCGACGATCTGCGGCCAGCAACTGTCGACCCATGCCGCGGCGGCGATCTGGGCGCGCCTGTCGGCCGCCGTCACGCCGCTCGACGCCGAGCGAATCCGCCGCGCCCGGACCGATCGGCTCGGCCGGCTCGGGCTCTCCGCGGCGAAGATCAGGACGCTCAAGGCAATCGCCGGCGAGGTGATGAAAGGCCATCTCGACCTCGACGAACTCGCCGGGGCGCCGGCCGACGAAGCCCATGCGCGGCTGATTGCGTTGCACGGCATCGGCCCCTGGACCGCGGACATCTATCTCCTGTTCTGCCTCGGCCATGGCGACGCCTGGCCGGCCGGCGACCTCGCGGTGCAGGAAGCGATCCGGATCGCCTTCGTTCTGCCGACACGGCCGGGCACCAAGGAAACCATCGCGCTCGGCGACGCCTGGCGACCGTGGCGCGGCGCCGCGGCCCACCTGTTCTGGGCCTATTACAAGCTCGCCAAGGCGCCCGGTTTCGCCGCGGCGCCGGCACTGGCACCGGTGGAGGCAGGAACGGAACCAGCGACCAAGCCGGCGCGGAACCCGAACGCCGACCGCCGCTCCAGGCCCGAGGCGAAGCCCGCCGCGAGCGAGCGTTTGAAACGCGCGAAGCCCTGA
- the mmoY gene encoding aromatic/alkene monooxygenase hydroxylase subunit beta, whose product MAIATATTTKRGLTDPERAAKILAAIPDHELDTQRRMNYFVEPRWKRLSEYEILTVYSQPNPDWIAGGLDWGDWTQKFHGGRPSWGNESTELRTTDWFRHRDPARRWHAPYVKDKAEEWRYTTRFLEAYSAEGAVRSIDPRWRDEILAKYWGALLFSEYGQFNAHSSVARDALSDTIRSTATFAALDKVDCAQMIQLERNFLAKIVPGFPESTEGPKNIWLSDPVYRSARTTVEEFWQGIQDFNEILWAVHGVYDPLFGQFARREFFGRMAARYGDSLTPFFLGQTQTYFQTTKAAMSDLFFYSLGDDPEFGDHNRTWLRVWTEKWLKRTADSLHDFLGIYAKVEKVPGLSDKAGIVAAVSRVVNDWVEDYAKRIDFKVDADQLVASITRDVK is encoded by the coding sequence ATGGCTATCGCCACAGCGACGACGACCAAGCGTGGTCTTACGGATCCCGAAAGGGCCGCGAAGATCCTTGCAGCTATCCCAGACCACGAACTCGATACGCAGCGCCGGATGAATTATTTCGTTGAACCGCGGTGGAAGCGGCTCAGCGAATACGAAATCTTGACGGTTTACAGTCAGCCGAACCCGGATTGGATCGCGGGCGGTCTCGACTGGGGTGACTGGACGCAGAAGTTTCATGGCGGCCGGCCGTCCTGGGGTAATGAGAGCACCGAGCTTCGGACCACCGACTGGTTCCGTCATCGCGATCCGGCGCGCCGTTGGCATGCTCCCTATGTCAAGGACAAGGCGGAGGAATGGCGCTACACGACGCGTTTCCTCGAGGCCTATTCGGCGGAAGGCGCGGTCCGTTCCATCGACCCGAGATGGCGCGACGAGATTCTTGCCAAATATTGGGGCGCGCTGCTGTTCAGCGAATATGGGCAGTTCAACGCCCATTCCTCGGTGGCGCGTGACGCGCTGTCGGATACGATCCGCTCCACGGCGACATTTGCCGCGCTCGACAAGGTCGACTGCGCACAGATGATCCAGCTCGAGCGTAACTTCCTGGCGAAGATCGTTCCCGGCTTTCCGGAATCGACGGAAGGGCCGAAGAACATCTGGCTCAGCGACCCGGTCTATAGGTCGGCGCGCACGACCGTGGAAGAGTTCTGGCAAGGCATCCAGGATTTCAACGAGATCCTGTGGGCGGTGCACGGTGTCTATGATCCTTTGTTCGGTCAGTTCGCCCGCCGCGAATTCTTCGGCCGCATGGCAGCCCGTTACGGCGATTCGCTGACGCCGTTCTTCCTCGGTCAAACCCAGACTTATTTCCAGACCACCAAAGCCGCGATGAGCGACCTCTTCTTCTATTCTCTGGGCGATGATCCGGAGTTCGGCGATCACAACCGGACCTGGCTCCGCGTCTGGACGGAGAAGTGGCTGAAGAGGACTGCCGACTCCCTGCACGACTTCCTCGGCATCTACGCAAAGGTCGAGAAAGTGCCGGGGCTCAGTGACAAGGCGGGCATCGTCGCCGCGGTGTCCCGTGTCGTGAACGACTGGGTTGAGGATTATGCGAAAAGGATCGACTTCAAGGTCGATGCCGATCAACTCGTCGCCAGCATCACGCGCGACGTCAAGTGA
- a CDS encoding amidohydrolase family protein: MTDLSRRDGGVAATPMQNPEAKAVVPTRKIALEEHFATAELAKKYVARPTRSDTLFADIERRLVDFDQLRLEAMDMAGIDLAVLSATTPGAQAAADTSTAIRLAREANDLLAREVQKRPRRYAGFAHLPTQDGVAAAAELERAVKELGFKGALINGQTGGHYLDADMYLPFWERVQDLDVPVYLHPGELADQPAMFADRPELNGPVWAWTADTAAHALRLVFAGTFKRFPRLKIILGHMGETLPYLLWRFDSRWQMELGVELSHDELPSTIIRRNIAITTSGVCDPNALVGAIGALGEDSVMFSVDYPYEDSKTAGAFIESAPISETVRAKVCHGNAERILRL, encoded by the coding sequence ATGACCGACCTTAGCCGGCGCGACGGGGGAGTTGCCGCCACCCCGATGCAAAATCCCGAGGCCAAGGCCGTGGTCCCCACTCGCAAGATCGCTCTCGAGGAGCACTTTGCGACGGCGGAGCTCGCCAAGAAATACGTCGCCAGGCCGACTCGGAGCGATACGCTGTTCGCCGACATCGAGCGTCGCCTCGTCGACTTCGACCAGCTGCGGTTGGAGGCGATGGACATGGCCGGCATCGATCTTGCCGTGCTGTCGGCGACGACGCCGGGTGCACAGGCGGCTGCCGACACCAGCACTGCGATTCGCCTCGCGCGCGAGGCCAATGACCTGCTGGCGCGGGAAGTGCAGAAGCGGCCGCGCAGATACGCCGGATTTGCCCATCTTCCGACGCAAGACGGCGTAGCCGCCGCTGCCGAACTGGAGCGCGCCGTCAAGGAGCTTGGCTTCAAGGGCGCGCTCATCAACGGACAGACCGGGGGACACTATCTCGACGCCGACATGTACCTGCCGTTCTGGGAGCGCGTGCAGGACCTGGATGTTCCAGTCTACCTTCATCCCGGCGAGCTCGCCGACCAACCAGCGATGTTTGCAGACCGGCCCGAGCTCAACGGCCCGGTCTGGGCCTGGACGGCCGACACCGCCGCGCATGCGCTGCGCCTCGTTTTCGCCGGAACTTTCAAGCGTTTTCCGAGGCTGAAGATCATCCTCGGCCACATGGGCGAGACGCTGCCTTACCTGCTGTGGCGCTTCGACAGCCGCTGGCAAATGGAACTGGGCGTCGAACTTTCGCACGACGAGTTGCCCTCCACCATCATCAGGCGCAACATCGCCATCACCACGTCCGGCGTCTGCGACCCGAATGCGCTGGTCGGCGCCATCGGAGCGCTCGGCGAGGACAGCGTCATGTTCTCCGTCGACTATCCTTATGAGGATTCGAAAACCGCCGGAGCCTTCATCGAATCCGCGCCGATCAGCGAAACCGTGCGCGCCAAGGTGTGCCACGGCAACGCCGAACGGATCCTGCGCCTATAG
- the mmoZ gene encoding aromatic/alkene monooxygenase hydroxylase subunit gamma — protein MPDYKIHDNPIRSEWQEKIGELKSVKDATAFIQDFRKKYTSPFRTSYALNVDYLFIEAKIEERLAVLKTSTSSAADLLSKATTGEVAQKVADSWIAKMDAEKDKFAAEKILITFRQLYKPPVLPVNVFFKVDAYLGSRLMELRNSDYYADSLEELRKKRGVKVLKLGNAA, from the coding sequence ATGCCCGACTACAAAATCCATGACAATCCCATCCGCTCGGAGTGGCAGGAAAAGATCGGCGAACTGAAGTCCGTGAAGGACGCCACCGCGTTCATACAGGACTTCCGGAAGAAATATACGTCGCCGTTTCGTACCAGCTATGCGCTCAACGTCGACTATCTCTTCATCGAGGCGAAGATCGAGGAGCGGCTTGCCGTGCTCAAGACGTCGACGTCTTCTGCGGCCGACCTGCTTTCCAAGGCGACCACGGGAGAGGTTGCGCAAAAGGTCGCCGATTCCTGGATCGCCAAAATGGATGCGGAGAAGGACAAGTTCGCCGCGGAGAAAATCCTGATCACCTTCCGGCAGCTTTATAAGCCGCCGGTGCTTCCCGTGAACGTGTTTTTTAAAGTCGATGCGTATCTCGGCAGCCGCCTCATGGAACTGCGTAATAGCGATTATTACGCGGATTCCCTCGAGGAGCTGCGCAAGAAGCGCGGCGTCAAGGTGTTGAAGCTCGGCAACGCAGCGTAA
- the mmoD gene encoding soluble methane monooxygenase-binding protein MmoD, whose product MVEEAPDDPASANAFQRSAGSAVVAGFKDAASAPVEIFDDGQYRAFVQDLECVWRWEIHRDGQFVQEGCSLSEGSSREAVGHVMSFFRRRDLRQRIGSINRE is encoded by the coding sequence ATGGTCGAAGAGGCTCCCGATGACCCGGCATCGGCGAACGCCTTCCAGCGGAGCGCAGGTTCCGCGGTGGTCGCAGGCTTCAAGGACGCGGCAAGTGCTCCGGTCGAGATCTTCGACGACGGCCAATATCGTGCCTTCGTTCAGGATCTTGAATGTGTCTGGCGGTGGGAAATTCACAGAGATGGCCAGTTCGTTCAGGAGGGCTGTTCGTTGAGCGAAGGCTCGTCTCGAGAAGCCGTCGGCCACGTGATGTCGTTTTTTCGGCGGCGGGACCTTCGGCAGCGGATCGGGTCGATAAACCGCGAATAG
- the mmoB gene encoding methane monooxygenase regulator MmoB — MTARNAYNAGIMKKTGEDFAKEFFAEENQVVHESNTVVLVLMKSDEIDAIVEDIILGDEAKRNPTLVVEDRAGFWWIKADGKIEVDTEKAADLLGKTYSIYDFLVNVSSTIGRAYTFGNTFTITSELMGLDRKLADI; from the coding sequence ATGACAGCGCGCAATGCATATAACGCCGGCATCATGAAGAAAACCGGTGAGGATTTCGCCAAGGAATTCTTCGCCGAAGAAAACCAGGTCGTCCATGAATCGAATACGGTCGTTCTGGTGCTCATGAAGAGCGACGAGATCGATGCGATCGTGGAAGACATCATTTTGGGTGACGAAGCGAAGCGCAACCCGACTTTGGTCGTCGAGGACCGCGCCGGCTTCTGGTGGATCAAGGCCGACGGCAAGATTGAAGTCGATACCGAGAAGGCGGCCGATCTGCTCGGTAAGACCTACAGCATTTACGACTTTCTCGTGAATGTCTCATCGACCATCGGCCGTGCCTATACGTTCGGAAACACGTTCACGATCACGTCCGAATTGATGGGCCTCGATCGCAAGCTCGCCGATATTTGA